The following is a genomic window from Chitinophaga caseinilytica.
CAGGAGAACGTGCCAGTGTAGCAGAACGCTTCGAGCACGTCTGCCCCTTTTACGATGTGCTGGATGGCGCGGCGGTTATCCTGCTGGTCGAGGAAATAACCGGTTTTTTGTCCACCCACGATATCCACATGGAATTTCAGGCCGTTTTCGTTGATGATGATATTGGTGTCGAACGGATCGCTGAGGAAGCCTTTCTTTTGTTCGAGGCCTTCGAGCTCACGCACGGGCACGTCGTTCCGTTCGTAGATGCCTTTGGGTTGGAAGATTTCGTGGAGGGCGTTCACGATGGCCGGTTTCCAGCGGTCGATGCCGAGGGCCATGGTCTGGAGCACGAAATAATCGTTGAACTTGTCGATGATGAGGGCCGGCATATCGTCTGCTTCGCCGAAGATGAGGCGGCAGTTTTCCACATACCCGAGCTTCTTGCGGTATTCCCAGGCTTTGCGGAGGCGGTGGAGGAAGAACCCTTCGTCGATGGTCTCGTTCCGGTCGCGGGTGAGCAGCCGCACGAGGATCTGGGATTGGGGGTTGATGTATCCCCGGCCTACGAAAATACCGTTATGCGTGAACACGTCCACGATATCGCCGGCGTTCACTTCCCCTTCGATCTGGCCCACTTCGTTGCCGAAAACCCAGGGGTGCCCCGTCAATACGCGGTTCGCTATCTTTTTCTTGAGAAATACCTTGGTCATTGTTTATTATTGGAGCGCAAAGGTACAAAATGCAGGGAATCCTTCCCGATCCTGCCAAATTGTCCAGAAACGGGCGCTTGGCAAAGTTATTGTCGAGGGGTAACTTGCAGACAATAAGTACGATTATGACAGAAAAAGACAAAGATATGCAGGCAAATGGGCAGGATCCCCGTGAAATGGACATCAATTCCGATGAAAACCAGGCCGGTTCCTCCCACTTGAACGATGCGCTGCCGGAAGAGGACGAGGCGGACAAGCTCCGTTCGGACCTCGACGAATTACGTAAAAAATATCTCCTGCTGAACGCAGATTTCGATAATTTCAGGAAGCGGAACGCCAAAGAACGGATCGAGCTGATCAACACTGCCAACAAAGAGGTGATCGTTGCCCTCCTCGACGTGCTCGATGATTCCGAAAGAGCCGCCAAACAGCTGGAAACATCGGGAGAAGCTACCGCTGTGAAAGAAGGCGTAATGCTGGTTTTCAACAAATTCCAGAACGTACTGCAATCCAAAGGCCTCAAACCCATGGAAGCCATGCACGAGGAATTCAACCCGGACCTTCACGAAGCCGTGACCGAAATCCCTGCCCCTACAGACGATCTGAAAGGCAAGGTGCTCGACGTACTGCAAAAAGGCTACTACCTCAACGATAAAATCATCCGCCATGCCCGCGTGGTAGTCGGAAAATGACGTTGTGACAGCAGTTTTGCCAGTCCATAGAATTTTCATAGCCTGTTCCATTGGAATGGGCTTTTCAAGTGTATAAACATGTCGACCAAGAGAGATTATTACGAAATATTAGGGGTTGCCAAAACCGCTTCCCAGGATGAGATCAAGAAATCGTACCGCAAGGTGGCGATGCAGTTCCATCCCGACCGGAACCCCGGCAATAAGGAAGCGGAAGAAAAATTCAAAGAGGCGGCGGAAGCATATGAAGTGCTCAGCGACCCCGACAAGCGCGCCCAATACGACCGCTTCGGCCATGCCGGCATGGGCAACCGCGGCGGCTTCGGCGGCAGCGGCCATATGAACATGGACGATATCTTCTCCAACTTCGGGGATATTTTCGGGGAAGACATCTTCGGCAGCTTTTTCGGCGGCGGCGGTCAACGTGGCGGCGGCGGTGGCGGACGCAGGCAGCGGGGCACCCGCGGCAGCAACCTCCGCGTGAAGATCAAACTGAACTTCGAAGAAATCGCCAAAGGCACCAATAAAAAGATCAAAGTCAAAAAACACGTCACCTGCAACACCTGCAACGGCCTCGGCGCGAAAGACAAAAACGCCTTCCAGTCGTGCACCACCTGCCATGGTTCCGGACAGGTACGTAAAGTGACCCAGACTTTCCTCGGCCAGATGCAGACCGTGACCACCTGCCCTACCTGTAACGGGGAAGGACAGATCATCACCAACAAATGCACCAGCTGTAAAGGCGAAGGCCGGCAATACGGCGAAGAAACCGTTTCGATCGACATTCCCGCCGGCGTCATGGAAGGCATGCAGCTGTCTATGAGCGGAAAAGGCAATGCCGGCGAACGCGGCGGCGCACCGGGCGACCTGCTTATTCTCGTGGAAGAAGAACCGCACCCGGAACTGCAGCGCGACGGCCTCAACGTCGCCTTCGACCTGCACATCTCCTTCCCCGACGCGGCTTTCGGCGTTCAGCTCGAAGTGCCGACCATCGACGGGAAGGCCAAGATCAAGGTTCCGCCGGGCACGCAGAGCGGTAAAATCTTCCGGCTCAAAGGCAAAGGGTTCCCTTCCGTCAACAGCTACGAAAAAGGCGATCAGCTCATCCAGGTGAATGTCTGGACACCGCAGACGCTGACAGCCGACGAAAAAGCCATGCTCGAAAAGATGCAGGAATCCGGCAACTTCAAGCCCAATCCCGAAAAATCCGAAAAAGGGTTCTTCGAGAAAGTGAAAGACATCTTCAGCTGATTTTTCAGTAAACGATATGGCAACAGCCGGAACGGACCTCGTTCCGGCTGTTGCTTTTTAAGCCGTTCGTTGGCGCATCCGGGAGGAAAATCGCATATTTGCACACGATTATGTCCGATAAGTACCAGATGTTCGAAAACCGGCTGGCCAAGGTATACAAGCACCTGGCCAAGACCGCCCGGCGGCAGGGGATCACCTGTTTCCGCCTTTACGACCGCGACCTGCCGGAATTCCCGCTCATCATCGAGCTGTATGAAGACAAGGTGTCTGTGGCCGAATACATCAGCTCGCATGGGATGGACGACGACGCGTACGACGCGTGGCTCGAACAGAGCGTGGTTGCTGTCGGGAAAGTGCTGGAAGTGCCGCGGGAAGACATTTTCCTCCGTACCCGCCAGCGCAAATCCGACCGGCAGAGCCAATACGAGAAAATCAGCATTGAAAAAGCGGAGATCAACGTAAAGGAAGACGGGCTGACGTTCAAAGTCAATCTTTCCGACTACCTCGATACCGGCCTCTTCCTCGACCATCGCATCACGCGGCATATGGTGCGGGAGGAATCGGCGGGCAAGCACGTCCTCAACCTGTTCTGCTACACCGGTTCGTTTTCCGTGTACGCCGCTGCCGGGGGCGCCGCTTCCGTTACATCGGCCGACCTGTCCAAAACCTATCTCAAATGGGCGGAAGACAATATGGAGCTCAACGGCATTTATGATCCTTCCAGACATCATTACGTGCATGCAGACGTGTTGCAATATCTCGACGAACTGAAGATCAATACGTTCGACCTGGTAGTGATGGACCCGCCCACGTTCTCGAACAGCAAGCGGATGAAGGATTTCCTCGACATCCAGCGCGACCACGTTTCGCTGATCAATAAAGTGCTCATGGCGATGAAGAAAGACGGCGTGCTGTATTTCAGCAACAACCTGCGCCGTTTCGAGCTGGACGAGCCCGCCATAGCAGCCAGTTCCATCAAGAATATCACGGCGCAAACCATTCCTTTCGATTTCCAGGGGAAGCTGCAACGGCATTGCTTCCGCATCACCAAATAACAGCATATGCTCACGGGCTTCGTTCTGATCTACCTGCTCATCACTATCCTGATCGGCCGCTGGGCGGCGCGGCGGGTGAAAAGCGCCGGCGACTTCATCGTGGCGGGCCGGAGCCTTCCGCTGGGCATCAGTACCTGCGTGATCTTCGCCACCTGGTTCGGCTCGGAAACGATGCTGGGCGCCACGAGCGAGTTTGCGCAGCATGGTTTGCTCGGGGTGATAGAAGACCCGTTCGGTGCGTCGTTGTGTTTATTGTTGGTGGGGTTGTTTTATGCGAGGAAACTGTACCGCGTCAATGTGCTGACGTTTTGCGATTACTTCCGGGTGCGTTTCGGGAAGAAGGCGGAGATCGTGTCGGCCCTGCTGATGATCCCCTCCTACTTCGGCTGGATCGCGGCGCAGATCGTGGCCATGGGGATCGTGATCAATACCGTGATGGGCGTTTCGCAGGAAACGGCCATGGTGGCCAGCGGGCTCATTGTTATGTGCTACACGTACATGGGCGGGATGTGGTCGGTTTCCGTCACGGATTTCATTCAAACCATCATGATCATCATCGGCATTCTCGTTATCACATTTTTGGTGGTGAATGAGGCGGGAGGCATCACGGCGGTGGTGGAACGCGCGCCTGCGGGCACTTTCCGCTTCTTCCCCGACCGCGACTGGCATAGCTGGCTGCACTACATGGCCGCGTGGTTCACGATCGGCCTGGGCTCCATTCCGCAGCAGGACGTATTTCAACGGTTGATGAGCTCCAAAAGCGAGCGTGTGGCGCAATACAGTTCGTACCTCGGTGCACTGATGTACCTGGTGATCGGTTCGCTGCCGCTGCTGATCGTGCTTTGCGCGAAACAGCTGTATCCCGGTCTTGGCGCAGCCGACCCTTCCACGATTTTGCCTGACATGGTGATGCAGCATGGCAATCTTTTCATACAGATCCTCTTCTTCGGCGCGCTGCTGTCTGCCATCATGAGCACCACCAGCGGCGCCATCCTCGCTCCTGCCACGGTGCTGGGCGAAAACCTCGTCAAACCGTTTTTCAAAGACATCAGCGATAAAAAGTTCCTGCTCATCATCCGGTTTTCGGTGGTGGTGGTTTCGCTCATTTCTATTGGAATGGCCTTCGCCAGCCAGGACATTTACGAGCTGGTGGCTTCGTCATCCGTGCTGAGCCTCGTTTCGCTGTTCGTGCCGCTTACGGCGGGGCTGTATTGGAAACGCGCCAACCAGGCCGGCGCCAATTTGTCGATTTTGCTCGGTACGGCCGGTTATATTTATTCGGAATGGATGGAAACCGCTACCCCGCCGCTTTTCGTGGGGTTATTGTGGAGCATCGGCGGGATGCTGGCGGGCTCGTTGTTCTGGAAATCCGCGCCGGAAGAGGTGACCGCCGCGTAATCGGCTACTTCAGCCACGGCGTATGTTTCTTCAGTTGTTTGATGAGTTTGAGGAATTCTCCGCGGTAACCGCCGGGATCGGGGCCCAGCGAGCGTTTCGCGATGCGTGTCACCATTTCTGCATTCCCGTTGCCGGCGTATTGCGATTTGCGGAGCAACATGCCGAAAAGCGCCACGGAAGCCGCGAACCGGCAGTCGTCGGGCGCTTCGTCGAAACTGGAGACGGAGGAATTGATCGTCTTTTCCAGCTGATATTGCCGCTCTTCCCCATCCGGCCGCCAGGTGAGCGAAACCGTTGCCAATGGCCCGTCTGATTCGGGGTTCGCGGGCTCTATCTCGTACATCGCCACCACGCAATGCCCCGACCCCACGATGCCGCCGGCCACCTTCAGGCTATCGCCGTTCTCTTCTTTCAGGATTTTATTTTCGTACCCCAACAGGCGGTAAGCCTTCACCCGCCGCGCGTCAAACGTAACCTGGGCGTGAACTTCACGGGCCACGGTGAACAGTGTGGAGCCGAATTCCCGGGCAAAAACCTTGTTCGCTTCCTCCAGGTCGTCGATATACGCAAAATTTCCGTTGCCTTTACTGGCGAGGGTTTCCAGCTTCGAATCCTTGTAATCCTTCATCCCGAAACCGAGGCAGGTCAGCAGTACGCCGCTTTCCTTCTGTTGTTCGATAAGGTCTTCCATATCCTGGTCGCTCGTTTGCCCGACGTTGAAATCCCCGTCTGTGGCCATGATGACGCGGTTGTTGCCGCCGGGGATGAAGTTTTCGCCGGCGATGTGGTACGCCATTTTGATGGCCGCTTCTCCTCCGGTGGCGCCGCCGGCGCTCAGGTAATCGATGGCATGGAGGATCTTTTCCTTCTGGTTGCCCGGCGTACAGGGCAACACGAGGCCGGGCGTGCCCGCATACGCCACGATGGCCACTTTATCCCGCGGCCTAAGATTATTGACCAGCACCCGGAAAGCCGCTTGCAGCAAAGGAAGTTTATTGGGCGTTCCCATGCTGCCGGAACAATCGATGAGGAACACGAGGTTACTGGAAGGCAGGCTGTCGGTTTCGATCTGCCGGGCCCGCACGGCCACCTGGAGCAGGTTGTGGCGCGGCTCCCAGGGGCAATCGGTATAATGGCTGTACATGGCGAACAGCGAATCTTTTCGCGGCAGCGGATAACTGTAATGGAAGTAGTTCAGCATTTCCTCGATCCGCACCGCATCCACCGGCACGGGCTGTTTCAGCCGCGCGAACCGGCGCATATTGCTGTAGGCGGCCCGGTCTACGTCCAGCGCGAAGTCGGACACGGCTTTTCGGCGGGTATCCACGAACTTGTTTTCGTATAGCCGGCCATAGGTTTCGTCGTAAAAGCTGGTGATGGTGACGCCGAGGCTTGTATAATTGGGGTTGGAGCTGGCGGCAAAGCGCGCACGGGCCTTGGCCGTGGCAATCTCGTTGCCGGCATCGGAATTTTTCTTTAGCGGACTGAGCTCAATAAGCATGCGGTCATGCTGAAGCGGCACGGATTTACTGACGTAACCGGGGTGCTCGAAAACCAGGTGGGTGCTGCCGTTGGGGACTTCTATCCTGAATAATCCGTATTGATTGGTCTGCACGGAAGCAGTGTCTGGCCAAACGGTGACCTTTACGCCCGATACCGGATCGTGCCGGATGCTATCCTGCACGGCGCCGGTCACCACTTTTCGCTGTTGCGCCACTCCGATCATGCTCCAGCTTGCGCAGAGGAACAACATGAGGAGCTTATACATCGAAATAATTTACATACACCGATATATAAATGTAAGCATTTCCTTGTTTCGACGGCCGCAGCGGCAAAAAATTACTCGGCCAGCTGGTAGATTTCGGGGAGATTCCGGCCCAGGCCATCGTAATCGAGGCCATAGCCGAGGAGGAATTTGTTGGGAACGGAGAAGCCGAGATAATCGATCTTGACGGGATGCGTGAGGGCCTCGGGCTTGGTGAGCAGCGACGCCACCATGAGCCTTTCCGGCTGCTGGTGCTCCAGCTGCGGAAGGAACTGGCTCAGCGTTTTGCCCGTGTCCACGATATCCTCGAGGATCACTACGGTGCGACCGAAAAGGTCTTCGTC
Proteins encoded in this region:
- the hpt gene encoding hypoxanthine phosphoribosyltransferase, with product MIQVHDKKFVPYITEEKLQARIKEMAQQISLDLEGKRPLFIAILNGSFMFAADMFKYLHIEAEISFIKLASYKGTKSTGNVITAIGLDEDLFGRTVVILEDIVDTGKTLSQFLPQLEHQQPERLMVASLLTKPEALTHPVKIDYLGFSVPNKFLLGYGLDYDGLGRNLPEIYQLAE
- a CDS encoding sodium:solute symporter family protein, coding for MLTGFVLIYLLITILIGRWAARRVKSAGDFIVAGRSLPLGISTCVIFATWFGSETMLGATSEFAQHGLLGVIEDPFGASLCLLLVGLFYARKLYRVNVLTFCDYFRVRFGKKAEIVSALLMIPSYFGWIAAQIVAMGIVINTVMGVSQETAMVASGLIVMCYTYMGGMWSVSVTDFIQTIMIIIGILVITFLVVNEAGGITAVVERAPAGTFRFFPDRDWHSWLHYMAAWFTIGLGSIPQQDVFQRLMSSKSERVAQYSSYLGALMYLVIGSLPLLIVLCAKQLYPGLGAADPSTILPDMVMQHGNLFIQILFFGALLSAIMSTTSGAILAPATVLGENLVKPFFKDISDKKFLLIIRFSVVVVSLISIGMAFASQDIYELVASSSVLSLVSLFVPLTAGLYWKRANQAGANLSILLGTAGYIYSEWMETATPPLFVGLLWSIGGMLAGSLFWKSAPEEVTAA
- a CDS encoding class I SAM-dependent rRNA methyltransferase, with translation MTKVFLKKKIANRVLTGHPWVFGNEVGQIEGEVNAGDIVDVFTHNGIFVGRGYINPQSQILVRLLTRDRNETIDEGFFLHRLRKAWEYRKKLGYVENCRLIFGEADDMPALIIDKFNDYFVLQTMALGIDRWKPAIVNALHEIFQPKGIYERNDVPVRELEGLEQKKGFLSDPFDTNIIINENGLKFHVDIVGGQKTGYFLDQQDNRRAIQHIVKGADVLEAFCYTGTFSCHAGHYGAKSVLGLDISEHAVNTARRNAELNGLQDICKFQAVNAFDQLKQWTREDRKFDVVILDPPAFTKSRENIQKAITGYKEINLRGMKLLKPGGFLVTASCTNLVDPSMFLETIDMAAKDARKRLRQVTFQTQAQDHPILWNIENTTYLKFLVVEVQ
- a CDS encoding nucleotide exchange factor GrpE, with product MTEKDKDMQANGQDPREMDINSDENQAGSSHLNDALPEEDEADKLRSDLDELRKKYLLLNADFDNFRKRNAKERIELINTANKEVIVALLDVLDDSERAAKQLETSGEATAVKEGVMLVFNKFQNVLQSKGLKPMEAMHEEFNPDLHEAVTEIPAPTDDLKGKVLDVLQKGYYLNDKIIRHARVVVGK
- a CDS encoding YfbK domain-containing protein — translated: MYKLLMLFLCASWSMIGVAQQRKVVTGAVQDSIRHDPVSGVKVTVWPDTASVQTNQYGLFRIEVPNGSTHLVFEHPGYVSKSVPLQHDRMLIELSPLKKNSDAGNEIATAKARARFAASSNPNYTSLGVTITSFYDETYGRLYENKFVDTRRKAVSDFALDVDRAAYSNMRRFARLKQPVPVDAVRIEEMLNYFHYSYPLPRKDSLFAMYSHYTDCPWEPRHNLLQVAVRARQIETDSLPSSNLVFLIDCSGSMGTPNKLPLLQAAFRVLVNNLRPRDKVAIVAYAGTPGLVLPCTPGNQKEKILHAIDYLSAGGATGGEAAIKMAYHIAGENFIPGGNNRVIMATDGDFNVGQTSDQDMEDLIEQQKESGVLLTCLGFGMKDYKDSKLETLASKGNGNFAYIDDLEEANKVFAREFGSTLFTVAREVHAQVTFDARRVKAYRLLGYENKILKEENGDSLKVAGGIVGSGHCVVAMYEIEPANPESDGPLATVSLTWRPDGEERQYQLEKTINSSVSSFDEAPDDCRFAASVALFGMLLRKSQYAGNGNAEMVTRIAKRSLGPDPGGYRGEFLKLIKQLKKHTPWLK
- a CDS encoding class I SAM-dependent methyltransferase; this translates as MHTIMSDKYQMFENRLAKVYKHLAKTARRQGITCFRLYDRDLPEFPLIIELYEDKVSVAEYISSHGMDDDAYDAWLEQSVVAVGKVLEVPREDIFLRTRQRKSDRQSQYEKISIEKAEINVKEDGLTFKVNLSDYLDTGLFLDHRITRHMVREESAGKHVLNLFCYTGSFSVYAAAGGAASVTSADLSKTYLKWAEDNMELNGIYDPSRHHYVHADVLQYLDELKINTFDLVVMDPPTFSNSKRMKDFLDIQRDHVSLINKVLMAMKKDGVLYFSNNLRRFELDEPAIAASSIKNITAQTIPFDFQGKLQRHCFRITK
- the dnaJ gene encoding molecular chaperone DnaJ: MSTKRDYYEILGVAKTASQDEIKKSYRKVAMQFHPDRNPGNKEAEEKFKEAAEAYEVLSDPDKRAQYDRFGHAGMGNRGGFGGSGHMNMDDIFSNFGDIFGEDIFGSFFGGGGQRGGGGGGRRQRGTRGSNLRVKIKLNFEEIAKGTNKKIKVKKHVTCNTCNGLGAKDKNAFQSCTTCHGSGQVRKVTQTFLGQMQTVTTCPTCNGEGQIITNKCTSCKGEGRQYGEETVSIDIPAGVMEGMQLSMSGKGNAGERGGAPGDLLILVEEEPHPELQRDGLNVAFDLHISFPDAAFGVQLEVPTIDGKAKIKVPPGTQSGKIFRLKGKGFPSVNSYEKGDQLIQVNVWTPQTLTADEKAMLEKMQESGNFKPNPEKSEKGFFEKVKDIFS